AACAACAGTAGCTGTCCGATCACGGACGCTAGCCAGCAGGATAAGGCCACATGGCCCAGTCAACAGTATCCAGTtgtgctctataaatagacccagACGCCATAATAGGAGGTAACTATTCCACGTTCTTTGAGATTGAACTTTGTGATCGCAAACTTTTCTCTcaatcaacctaacttgagcatcAGAGGGtcgttgtcggggacgtgcctgACGAGCTCattgttcttgttttattctcaAGGACCCAATACTTGGTCTTGGAGGAATTAGCAATCCATGACGAGATCGCTTATCGAGGTCGCTGAATTCGTGCAagatcagttggcgccgtctgtgggaaagCCTGAGGATCGCCAGTCAACATGGAAGGTTCTTCGAGGAGAAATGCAATGGAGGATGAGACGCCTAGAAGAGGTGAAGGAGCAATGGTACACTTGACAAAAGACGAGTTGCAGAGGATGATAGAAGAAGCGAGTAGAAATGCCATCGTGGAGTACGAGAGGAGGACAACAACTCCAATGGTAAAAGAGGCTGCCAAGAGACAATTATTTGAAAGTAGAGAGCTGAGGAGGACATCTGGAGAACCAAGTCAGCCAGAATACAGAAGTCGAAGGCGAACACCTTCGGAGGCAGGTTCAAGTAGCCAAGTTCGAGCTAAGGGAAGGGAGCCAGTGATATCAAAAGCCGAGGTCGAAAGTGTCGGGaagcaagaaaaacaaatcgATGAATTGAAAAAGCGAGGGAAAATAGTTTCACATAACAAAAATTCCCCTTTTAGCAACGACATTTTGGTTCAAGTGGTGGAGCCTGGATTTAGAGTACCCGACTTGCAAAGATATGATGGAACCAAAGATCCCTACGAGCACATAGCAGCATTTGACATGGTGATGAATCTGTACGGGCAGCCAGGTCCTATAATGGCTAAATTATTTGCTACTACTCTTACGGGGAAAGCACATGAGTGGTTCATTAACTTGCCCCGTGGAAGCATTGATTCATATGAACAGCTCATTCAGaaattcttttccattttgtaagcagaaagaaacagaaaagatCAGCCACCCATCTCTTTAATATACGACAGAAGGAGGAAGAGATGTTGAAAAGTTTCATGGGGAGATTCAACAACGAGATGATAGAGGTCCAGGATTTGCGCATTGACATGATGGTCAGTATTATAATCCATGGATTGAAGAAGGGCCCCTTTACATCTGCGCTCGCACGCGACCCGCCGGGTGATGTTGAGCAGCTAATGGCTCTGGCTCAGAAGTACATAGACGAGGAAGAGATGAATGCGATGAAAGATACTGAGCGGAGAGAGAGCGAGCAGGTATTTAGCCGACCGTATGATAGCAGAGAAGGAGGAAGTAAGGTAAAACAGGAGAAGCCAAAGAGCCAAAGTACCAACCTAGGTATCATAATTACACTCCGTTGGCCATGACGCATAAGAAGGCCTTGATGATGGTGGAAAATGTTGATCTATTGAAATGGCCGAGACACACCAGGTATACTCCAtccaaaaaattttctaacaagtATTGCAAATTTCATCGCGAAAGAGGGCTCGATACAGAAGAATGCTTTCAACTGAAGGATGAGATCGAGAGATTGGTGCGACAGGGTTTCTTCCGTGATCGGATTCCAGGTGGGTGTAAAACAGGAAAGGATGAAGTGAGCAGAAGTCGATCGAGGAGTAGAGATCGTAACCCCAGACTTGCGAAAACAGATAAAACCCCCGGAAACAGAAGCAATGCGCCAACCAAGGGAGTCATCTACACCATCGCAGGGGGATCGAGCGCTGGAGATTCAAGTAGAACTCGTAAGAGGTGTGCCAGAACTTTAGGCTCCAGCAGAGAAAGAGA
This genomic stretch from Sesamum indicum cultivar Zhongzhi No. 13 linkage group LG16, S_indicum_v1.0, whole genome shotgun sequence harbors:
- the LOC105178751 gene encoding uncharacterized protein LOC105178751; its protein translation is MTHKKALMMVENVDLLKWPRHTRYTPSKKFSNKYCKFHRERGLDTEECFQLKDEIERLVRQGFFRDRIPGGCKTGKDEVSRSRSRSRDRNPRLAKTDKTPGNRSNAPTKGVIYTIAGGSSAGDSSRTRKRCARTLGSSREREFVLKVEEEEAISFDSSDKPEDSETMNDPMVIKLDIANFAVHKVLVDSGSSTDIIFKSVVDKMGLENARLEPDSEEVKWRRWT